In Phoenix dactylifera cultivar Barhee BC4 unplaced genomic scaffold, palm_55x_up_171113_PBpolish2nd_filt_p 000977F, whole genome shotgun sequence, the sequence cagcactgagtgggggtaactccaacgccataacccctcactcgaccataacgctctgggTCTAATAATTCGCGAGCACCTGAGCTTCGACATGACtggtcgcgtcggatgatgatgactcctcgacacgctctgaaataagagttgttgtcctgtcctatatctctcaaaagaaaaagtcatattaatgtatggcaataatagaactaataagaatatcgttgaaagattcaaagatgaatacatacaactatatctcttgccTCCTTCCGAACAAAACTgtcatctcggtgggtgtgagtcatcttataaaactccaccttaccaggcttcctcccattatcatccatctacaacaaaaagtatattgacaagctagttatcatgatacatgctatatgatagaacagtttaaaatagtttcaaagagtttcaaaaaaacttacgaattcagctctacgccTAGCATAACTCATCGAGCCTGAAGTATAAGGAACAGTCTGAGaggctcgtgcagctctaccaatgttgaaatatgtcttcccaaaaaaagaataaacaatataatatatttaatgtataaatttgtaatctatattattagtaaatacaatctaaggtattgaaaaaatatacacaacctgaactttctctgaaaatcaatagtggacaagctccctccattGATAAGGGATTACATAaggaggacaaacacgggccacctcctcttcaatggacaagctccctccattGGTGAACTTTTGTATAGTTTTTCAATGTGGCTCAAACACTAAATTTAGTGCTTCCCTTTCAAGCACCTCCCTTATTACTACGAGCAGATAGGACAGAGATAAAGTTGGTTGAACCCCACAACATGGAGTGACAATGCCAGACGTAATAATTGATAATTTTATAGGTCACAAGGTAGGCCACttgtaattattttattaactggtgattcttaattgaagattataatttataaatttaggATCTTGAGTTCATATAATTTTAAATGATTTCATGTACATTATGATAATTTTAAGTGTAGCACCATGCAAACCTTATAATGCATCACAAACTTCTACCATATGGGGGAGAATATATTAGAAATTACCTTTACTAGCAATTTGACAACAGACGACATACTACCGGACATAAAAGAATAAAGCAGGCGAATAAGAACAAGAAAATTGGGAAGAACACTAGGATGTTACTGTCACGGCTTCCATCATGTAATTTgattatcaaaatattgctcAATGCTTCCAACCACGACCGAAAAATCTAATTCACTTGCTTCTACCAGACAATAGAACATTTTTTTATCAATGTAAAGTACAAAGAATGCATAACTACAACACAAAAGTATTCGGATTACACACATCCACCAATaaattatcaagaaattttctatTCGGTGGGGTTATCAAATGATACCTCTTTCTCGAGCAGAGGAGGATGGGATCGGCCGGTCGGCGccgtagaggagggaggaggagaggaggttgcGGACGCATGGTAGCCcagtgccggagaggagggaagaagagagaagcttGGCATCGAACATCGCTCGAAGCCGGCCGGAGAGCACATGGGTCGATCGCTGGTCGTCAcataggagggaggaggagaggagctagAGCTAGATCGGGATGCAGAATGAGAAGGGAAGGTCGGCCGCTGGTTTTGTTGGGAATTGGACTTaggacgatgcttataagcgtcgtcttaaCCACTCATAGTACGACGACCCTAATAAGTGTCGTCTATTACCAACCctttttaaaaagcgtcggttttttctgtatgtttacaacgacgcttttaagcgtcgtctatTCCTGAGAATTACCGACGCTAAACGGAAGCGTCAGAAAAGTTCGGCACAGTACCCATTTTTCCCAACGCTTGTTCCTAGCGCCGGGAAAAAAGAGTCGAAAAAGGCCCATTTTCCTGTAGTGTGTTGAGGTTGACGAAGAAGGAACATCAGCGGCTGCTGCAAGTGAAACAGAAATCACAATGGGCTGTTGCCTCTGAGAACGCATGGATCCAATGGATTTCCATGCAGACCATCCTTTTGTCTGTCATTAGAGAAGAGGTGACTGGATCGTTGTATTGAAGCATACGGGGGAAGATCAGCCTCAAACTGCAGTCCAAATGAAGCAGAAGTGCGGAAAAGGCTGaatgaagatgaagaagatttttTGTAGTTAGCCacattgtgtttttttttttttttttttgctaagctATATGATTCTTTGCAACTATATATAAAGTTTGCCGCTGTAAACAGATTCATTCAATGAGAATTTTGTGAATTCCTCAATGGTTTGTGCTCTAtgtttttcctttctctcttcccATACATTTTCTTACATGATTTCAGAGCAGTGAGAGCGATAAACCATGGCAGAAATTCCAACAAACACAGAAGGCTCTTTAACAACCAATTCTGTTCAGAACCCATCATCAAACTCATCAACTATTTCCAGATTTTTGAATTCCAGTGACCTAGCAAACCCTTACTGATTAGAAAATGGTGATAACCCTAGAGTAACTTTAGTTACAGACCTTCTTACTAGAGATAACTATGCTACTTGGTCCAGAGCAATGCGTAGAGCTTTGAAGCTAAGAACAAGCTTGGATTTATCAATCGAGCTATTCCGAAGCCCACAAATGCTGAGGATCCATTGCTTGAAGCTTGGGAATGATGTAATGACATGGTTGTCTCTTGGATTCAAAATTCTATCAGCAACACACTTAAATCAAGTGTAGTTTTTGTTGATGATGCTTTGGAGATATGGATGGAGCTTCTGGAGCATTTTTCTCAACAAAATGGACCAAGAATATTTCAATTGAAGAAGGCTTTGGCTGGACTACAGCAGGAACATGATTTGGTGGGCATCTATTATGGTAAGCTTAAAACTCTGTGGGATGAGCTCTCAATGTATGATCCAATGCCTGAATGTAGTTGTGGAAAGTTGAAAATACTGTTCGATCGATATCAAAGATATTGTGTTATTCAATTTCTGATGGGTTTGAATGATTCCTTTGCTATTGTGAGAGACCAGATCATACTATTAGACCCTTTGCCCCTTATGAACAAGGTGTTCTCCTTGGTTCAACAACAGAAGAGACAACATCAAATGGTTTCAATTGTACCTTCCCCTGATTCTCTGACCCTAGTTGCCagaaatttttttgttaataccAAACTTGCTCCAAAATTTGTAACTACTCAGAAAAGGGACAGACCATTTTGCACTCATTGTAATGTTCAAGGGCACTTATTGGAGAATTGTTTTAAGGCTGGAAATGCTAAAGCTCCCATTTGCACACACTGCAACATGACTGATCATGTGGATGGGAAATGCTATAAGCTTCAGGGGTACCCTCCAAGCCACAAACTTTTTAACAAAGGAAAGAGCCCTGTTACTTTTGCAAATCAGTCTAACATCTCTGTTCCTGCTATCCAAGatgaagaaaatgatgctaaggTGGCTTTGACTAAAGGATAATATCAGCAGCTATTGGCCTTACTCCAGTACAAAGACTCTTCCACTGCTCTTCACTCTGCCAATCAGATCCAATCCATTGTTATCCCTGCACCACATGCTCCAAGTGTTCGTAAGATGTTTGGTATTTCCATTTGCCTTTCAACCTACACACATGATCCAATCCATTGTTACACCTACACCACTCAACCAACTCTTCATGATATTCCTTGGATAATAGACACAAGTGCCACAGATCATATGATTTGTGACACTGAATTTTTTACCACCATGATAGCTAAGGTTTCTTATTCAGTCAAATTGCCAAATGGTATTGAGGTACCCATGACACATATTGGTGTAGTTAAGCTGAGAGACACTATTATCCTAAAAGATGTTTTGTATGTTCCATCCTTCTCTTTCAACTTGCTTTCAGCTAAGAAACTTGCAAAATCTCTTATTTGTTGTCTTGTTTTCTTCTCTAATTGTTGTTTTCTTCCGGACCTTTTATCTTGGACAACGATTGGGATGGGTGAAGTGAGAAATGGCCTATATCACCTGTTGAGGATTGATGTTGCTTCTTCAACTTTAGTAACTACCCTTTCAAAGTTTTTACATAAAGATATATTTGTTTCTGCATCTGTTATGAATAGCAAATCTGTTTCTGACCTTTGGCATTGTCGCCTTGGTCATATTTCTGCTTCTCGATTACAGCTTATAGATGATCCGATTGTAAAGGATAAAATGTTTTCCATTAATGAATTCCCTTGCTGTATTTGCCCTATGGCAAAGCAGCATcgactttctttttctattagtcAACACAGATCTTCCATTTTGTTTGAAATTATGCATTGTGACCCTTGGGGACCTTGTTCTGTGGGTGGCTTATGATGGTTCTAGGTATTTCCTaaccattgttgatgatttctcCAGAAGCACTTGGGTCTATTTATTCAATACCAAATCTGAAACTAGGTAGTGCTTAAAATTCTTTTATAATATGGTTGAGACCCAATTTCGAGTGAAAATCAAAATCTTAAGAAGTGACAATGGAgcaaaatttcaaatgcatgaGTTTTTTGCCAATAAAGGTATCATACATCAAAGAAGTTGTGTTGAAACACCACAGCAAAATGGCATTGTAGAGAGAAAACACCAACACTTGCTTAATGTGGCCAGGGCCTTGAGATTCCAAGCAGAAATTTCTCTTCAATATTAGAATGATTGCATTTTGACTGCTGCTTACATTATCAACTGAACACCCACTCCCTTGTTGGCCAACAAAACCCCTTTTGAACTTCTTTTCAATACCAAACCTACCTATGGGCACATAAAAGTTTTTGGTTGTCTTTGTTTTGCTTCTACCTTGTCTCATGGTCGGAAGAAGTTTGATTCTAGAAGCAGAAAGTGTGTCTTTTTAGGCTATCCTTTTGGTGTTAAAGGAAATAAAATTCTTGATCTTCACAGCAATACTACCTTTCTCTCTAGGGATGTGATTTTTCATGAAactatttttccttttcatacTATTTcctctgttgctggtggtccaaaccgagaacgattggcacagcggtgtgaacggagttcccttggagttgggttgattgcgctccaccttccaccgaaaaacctgcaggcaagcctcgcaccaccactggggtagtgggggccctccgacgatcaagtcagaggagattgaaggagaaggagagatagtagtaacggataagagaatactctggaaaacctttgcttaccctcccccttccccccccagcctcatatatatcaggctggggggtttttccggggattcgtcatcgtgtggcacgatggggctgccactgacatggccgttacagggcatcgtggggcagcgctgggtacggccctggcagggcatagtggagctccgctttgtacggctgttacaggggatcgtggggcagcgccggatacggccgttgcagggagtagtggagcagggggccgcggcgtgcctcagaggaacagtctgttgttgtcgagagattgccgactcggggtcggatgactggatcagggggcagccgactcggggtcgggctgcggagccgaagatatccgactcggggtcggattgctggatcaaggggcagccgactcggggtcgggctgcggagccgaagatatccgactcggggtcggattgctggatcaaggggcagccgactcggggtcgggctgcggagccgaagatatccgactcggggtcggattgctggatcaaggggcagccgactcggggtcgggctgcggagccgaagatatccgactcggggtcggattgctggatcaagggactgccgtagtcttcctgggcgcgcgtgccggtcacgtggggcatggtggctaaattctcccgtaacagtagccccccacttccgagcctggaaccaggaggggaacgggtgaagggagtgatgcttcgagattgccgccatccctcggaaaggcgcgcgcgcttcgagctccccgcctcctttatggcgtatagcggttgtcgctgatctggcagtctgcggatttcggcggacatccttccttaatggcgtcgattcgcctttggggcgcgagcgatccttcggcagccaggcgtcctctggcgtcaccgaggcgtcacccgcctttccgcctatttaaccggcggccctcccccgtccgcttttctcttcgcaggcatcttcgagtttctcccttgcgcTGCTGTCGTTGCTGTCGGACTGTTtgctcgctcctcctttgacgctctcggagccgttcttccttcccttccggtgagttgccccattcttcaatttagggctctccatactttctccttccgtattagtGTActtcagtcgttccggtcctttcccccttcttggccccgtcctgaccgtagatccactggccattaggtatggacgaagtaagagcagaccgcattcagtcggatctggtccccgaagacctagataggttcgtggcccggtaccaccttcccgaagcctgcaacgttacgctcccggggcctgaggagaggatgtcccatcctcctccagggaaggtcgccatcaacgaggacatccttcgggccgggttccgctttcctccctcggacttagttgtgcaggtgcttcggggtttaagagtggcgccgacgcaactggtgccgaactcatggtgcgccctgacggccttccaggttctctgccgcatgcacgaggttcccgccaccctcgAGAGGCAattgttggaggctcaggagcaactcaaggttgcctcgggtctcgaaagcgaggtcaggaaggcggaggagcaggccgaaaagcagtcccggaaggctgccgacttccgggagaggtgggagaaggcccagcggtcagccgacaacgcccgcaaccgaacccgatctcttgaagccaagctgggcgaattggagtcggtcttggaggagtcccgcgcgagcgaccaggagcttcattcgcgcctggaggaggctgaggctgctcgcattgctgccgaggcgaagcacaaggaggctcgggctgatctgctgagggtctcctccgaggcggacgaccggattgtggcgaaggtcgtggaggcaaaagctcagattacggagcgagcagaggcggcgctggccgagaagagcgcggaaatcgggcgtctggcggtacaggcctatcgtcagtccgccgagtttatccgtgacatgtcggaggcggtacaggcctatcgtcagtccgatgagttcgtccgtgacatgtcggacgcggggtccgactcctttgtcttaggcttcgatgaaggcttggcaagggtgtcggctaaataCCCCGGGATTGACCttagtggggtctccctcctcgactcccctccggcgccattgcctgctgattttccaaccgcctccctaccccttgcggacgtgcccggcgttcccgacccaggggttcctccaagctgaccctctgtacctttctttgtccttttctttgtatgttggcgttttgccaagttgtatgggtctcggccctgaaacaatgaaagttaatgcaaatagagtgtttcttcatttcactttcgtccttcctctttttaactcttggtagcgtcacgccgactcctaactcttgaagttcttccggcgctaggccaggcatctgagggttaggcctcaggaaattcttccggcactaggccaggcatccgagggttaggcctcaggaaattcttccggcgctaggccaggcatccgagggttaggcctcagaaaattcttccggcaccaggccaggcatctgggggttaggcctcaggaaattcttccggcgctaggccaggcatccgagggttaggcctcaggaaattcttccggcgctaggccaggcatccgagggttaggcctcaggaaatttctccggcgctaggccaggcatccgagggctaggcctcaggaaattcttccggcgcgaggccaggcatccgagggttaggcctcaggaaattcttccggcaccaggccaggcatccgagggttatgcctcaggaaattcttccggcgcgaggccaggcatccgagggttaggcctcaggaaattcttccggcaccaggccaggcatccgagggctaggcctcaggaaattcttccggcgccaggccaggcatccgagggttaggcctcaggaaattcttccggcgctaggccaggcatccgagggttaggcctcaggaaatttcgctcgttagtcggccaaggctggcgcaagccgaggcgaccggtcggggcttcaggctagtctgctcccgggatgatcatcgggttagcctggcatctgagggccgagcctcgggagattccgctcgttggtcggccaaggctggcgcaagccgaggcgaccggtcggggcttcaggctagtctgctcccaggatgatcatcgggttagcctggcatccgagggccgagcctcggggaattccgctcgttggtcggccaaggctggcgcaagccgaggcgaccagtcggggcttcaggctagtctgctcccgggatgatcatcgagttagcctggcatccgagggccgagcctcgggagattccgctcgttggtcggccaaggctggcgcaagccgaggcgaccggtcggggcttcaggctagtctgctcccgggatgatcatcgggttagcctggcatccgagggccgagcctcggggaattccgctcgttggtcagccaaggctggcgcaagccgaggcgaccagtcggggcttcaggctagtctgctcccgggatgatcatcgggttagcctggcatccgagggccgagcctcgggagattccgctcgttggtcggccaaggctggcgcaagccgaggcgaccggtcggggcttcaggctagtctgctcccgggatgatcatcgggttagcctggcatccgagggccgagcctcagggaattccgctcgttggtcggccaaggctggcgcaagccgaggcgaccggtcggggcttcaggctagtctgctcccgggatgatcatcgggttagcctggcatccgagggccgagcctcggggaattccgctcgttggtcggccaaggctggcgcaagccgaggcgaccggtcggggcttc encodes:
- the LOC113461589 gene encoding uncharacterized protein LOC113461589, which encodes MVVSWIQNSISNTLKSSVVFVDDALEIWMELLEHFSQQNGPRIFQLKKALAGLQQEHDLVGIYYGKLKTLWDELSMYDPMPECSCGKLKILFDRYQRYCVIQFLMGLNDSFAIVRDQIILLDPLPLMNKVFSLVQQQKRQHQMVSIVPSPDSLTLVARNFFVNTKLAPKFVTTQKRDRPFCTHCNVQGHLLENCFKAGNAKAPICTHCNMTDHVDGKCYKLQGYPPSHKLFNKGKSPVTFANQSNISVPAIQDEENDAKVALTKG